One Natator depressus isolate rNatDep1 chromosome 3, rNatDep2.hap1, whole genome shotgun sequence DNA segment encodes these proteins:
- the LOC141985227 gene encoding ankyrin repeat domain-containing protein 9-like, with amino-acid sequence MASNQASLQDEQSRHCKFLSYMFYQAVRDHKPVWMLEDMRTMEYFYWEENASLRTYSPSEALLYAVVHNHLPYAQYLLSHFPEDALKVPGEHFCYCPSSAPHLAMAVTYDRRDILALIIKIAHKLPSLNSYINRTGCFHLEDGKTPLHLACELLRSETVLILLGNGASPRIEDSKGLTPLDVILEQMWDSKVNVASKKLCLDYLLLFMPNPQFKMRKVLQDHPDHWTALLGEDKFNSLVGNTPGSLYLQAMQTILQSLPPSHFPKSIQELPIPQALKPLPSYGKKLQTKNVRHCPCSTCWQS; translated from the coding sequence ATGGCCAGTAACCAGGCCAGCCTGCAGGATGAGCAGAGCAGGCATTGTAAGTTCTTATCCTATATGTTCTACCAGGCTGTGAGAGACCACAAACCGGTGTGGATGCTGGAAGATATGAGAACTATGGAATATTTTTACTGGGAGGAAAATGCAAGCCTGAGAACATATTCGCCTTCGGAAGCCCTTCTCTATGCAGTGGTGCATAATCACCTGCCTTATGCCCAGTATCTGCTGTCTCATTTTCCAGAGGACGCTCTCAAGGTGCCTGGAGAGCATTTCTGCTATTGCCCGTCCTCTGCCCCTCATTTGGCCATGGCAGTCACATACGACAGGAGGGACATTTTGGCGCTGATCATCAAGATTGCACACAAGCTACCCAGCCTAAATTCCTACATCAACAGGACCGGCTGCTTTCATCTGGAAGATGGCAAGACCCCGCTGCACCTTGCCTGCGAACTGCTGAGGTCAGAGACCGTCCTCATCCTCCTAGGAAATGGGGCTTCTCCCAGGATCGAGGACAGCAAGGGGCTCACCCCGTTGGATGTCATCCTGGAGCAGATGTGGGACTCCAAAGTCAACGTGGCATCAAAAAAGCTCTGCCTCGATTACCTCTTGCTCTTCATGCCTAACCCACAGTTTAAGATGCGGAAAGTTCTGCAGGATCATCCAGACCACTGGACAGCTTTGCTCGGGGAAGACAAATTCAACAGCCTGGTGGGGAACACACCTGGTTCTTTATACCTGCAAGCTATGCAAACTATTCTCCAGTCTCTCCCACCTTCACACTTTCCTAAAAGCATCCAGGAACTACCTATACCTCAGGCACTAAAGCCCCTACCTTCCTATGGCAAAAAACTACAGACAAAAAATGTG